From Campylobacter concisus:
AGCGTGATGAGAGAGCTTTATGAGCCATTTATGAAAAATCATGACAGGCTCATTTGTATGGACGTAAAGTCAGCCGAGATGACAAAATACGCTGCAAATTCGATGCTGGCAACAAAGATAAGCTTTATAAACGAGATAGCAAATATCTGCGAACGCGTGGGTGCGGACGTAAATTTGGTACGAAAAGGCATCGGTAGCGACTCAAGGATCGGATATAGCTTCATCTATCCAGGCTGCGGATATGGCGGCAGCTGCTTTCCAAAAGATGTTGAGGCGCTTATCTACACGGCTAGACAAAATGGCTTTGAGCCAGAGCTTTTAAACGCGGTCGAGTCAAGAAATAAGGCTCAAAAAAGAGTGCTATTTGAGAAAATTTATAACTTCTTTGGTGGCGACCTAAAGGGCAAAACGATCGCACTTTGGGGGCTTGCGTTTAAGCCAAATACCGATGATATGAGAGAGGCTAGCTCGCTAACTTTGATAAAGCTTTTAGATGAAGCTGGCGCAAAAGTGGTCGCTTACGATCCAAAAGCGAGCGAAGAAGCGAAAAAATATATGCCAAATTTAGATGTGAAATACGCTAAAAATAAATATGACGCTCTTAATGGTGCCGATGCTATGGTGCTTGTAACCGAGTGGAGCGAGTTTAGATCGCCTGATTTTATGGAGATCAAAGAGAGGCTAAAAAACGCTGTCATATTTGACGGACGTAACCAATACAACGCTAAAATTTTAGCTGAGCATGGATTTAAGTATTTCCAAATCGGAGTAAAGACATGAGAAAAATTTTACTTTTTATCGTAGCTTGCGCACTTCCTTTTACACTTTTGGCAGGCGAAAACGTGGCAAAAACCGAGGAAAATATTTTCGATCTACCTATCTCAAAGATGCCGCCTGATTATTTTAAATACGAAGTCGCATTTTTTAAAGAGATAGAAATCGACTGCAACTTTGCCTTTTTGCTCGGCGGAAAGCTCGAGGAAAAAGAGGATGCGCACGGGATTTATTACGAATTTAGTGGCAGTGATAAGCTAGCACAAACGATGATGTTATGCAAGGATGCAAAGAAAAAGAGGCGGGTTTATTATGAGCTCACTAAAATTTTACCAGGCGTTAGCCCTATTAGAATCATAACTCCAAAAGGTGTAAGTGCGGAAATAAGAATGTACGAACGCGTAAAAAAGATAGAAGCAAAAAAGAAAGGAAAAAGTAAATGAAAATAGCAGTAGTAGGACTTGGATATGTTGGACTTCCACTAGCAGCAGCTTTTAGTGAAAAGTACGAAGTAGTAGGCTTTGATGTAAATGCAAAACGTATAGAAGAGCTTAAAAGTGGCTATGATAGAACGCTTGAACTTAGCAATGAGCAGATGAAAAAAGCGATCGATAATGGCATGAAATTTAGCCTAAATTTAGATGACATCAGAAGTTGCAACTTCTTCATCGTGACAGTCCCAACTCCGATAGATAAAAACAAGCGCCCTGATCTAACTCCAGTAGTAAAAGCGACTGAGAGTGTGGCAAAAGTGCTTAAAAAAGGCGACATCGTCGTGTATGAAAGCACCGTTTATCCAGGCGTTACAGAGGAGATTTGCGTGCCACTTCTTGAAAAAAGTGGGCTTAAATTTAACAAAGATTTCTTCTGCGGCTACTCTCCAGAGCGTATAAACCCAGGTGACAAAGAGCACACCGTAACTAAAATCAAAAAAATCACTAGCGGCTCAACTCCAGAGATCGCTGATAAGGTCGATGAAATTTATCGCTCAATCATCACAGCTGGCACTCACAAAGCTTCAAGTATCAAGGTAGCCGAGGCCGCAAAGGTCATCGAAAACACTCAGCGCGATATAAATATCGCCTTTATAAACGAGCTTGCGATGCTTTTTGAAAAGCTTCATATCAACACCATTGATGTGCTTGAGGCTGCAGGTACTAAGTGGAATTTCTTAAATTTCCGCCCAGGTCTAGTCGGCGGTCACTGCATCGGCGTAGATCCATATTATCTAACTCACAAAGCTCAAGAGGTAGGTTATCATCCTGAAATGATCCTAGCAGGCCGCCGTATCAACGATGATATGGGCAGATACGCAGCTGATCAGGTTATAAAACTAATGATAAGAAAAGGCGTGCTTATCAACAAAGCTCGCGTGCTTGTTCTTGGTATGACATTTAAAGAAAACTGCCCAGATATAAGAAACTCTCGCGTTATAGACGTGGTTGATGAGCTAAAAGACTTTGGCTGCAAGGTCGATGTGACCGATCCTTGGGCTGATAGCGCTGAGGTAAAACATGAGTACGGCTTTGATCTAGTGAAAGAGTATAACCTAGATGACTACGACTGCATTGTGATCGCCGTAGCTCACAATGAGTTTAAAAAGCTAAATTTAAAAGGCCATTTAGTTTATGATATAAAAAATATCTATCCAGAGGCTGACGCTAGGCTGTAAGGAATTTAGTGCACAAAGTAAGCGTAAATTGTAAAATTTTACTTATATTTCTGGTTGCTTATCTGTTTGGATTTGCGGCCAGGATGCTCTGGGTATTGTGGGCAAAGGAGATGCCAGAGTTTTACTTTAATGGCGAGTTTATGCTTACGACAAATGACGCATACTATTACGCAGAGGGTGCTAGAGACATGCTGACCGGTTTTCATCAGCAAAATGACTTTAGCCCCTTTAATCACCCAATCTCAACTATAGTTTTTTATATTTGCAAAATTTTACCTTTTAAGATCGAAAGCGTGATGTTTTACATGAGCGCCTTTTTGGCTCCTCTTATCGCACTTCCAGTCGTTTTAATATCAAATGAGTTTAAGGCTTTAAACGTAGGAGCTGTGGCAGCGTTTATGAGCGTGATCTTGCCAGGGTATCTTTCAAGGACATTACTTGGCTATCTTGATAGTGATATGTTAAATGTTACATTTGTACTTTTTATTATCTTTTTTTTAATTAAACTAATAGATACAAGAGAGCGTAAATTTATCATTCTACCAGGGGTTTTTGTAGCGATCTATCTTTGGTGGTATCAAAGCTCATATCCACTTATTTTAAGCATTGTATTTGTTTTTTTATTTTATACGCTTATTTTTATGCGAAATAGATTGGAAAATTATCAGGCGATATTTTTTATGTTTATAAGCATTGTAAGCTTAAATATTTTTACAAAAGATCCGCTAATAGCAAATAAAATTTTAATTTTTAATACAGCCATCATGGCTTCATTTTACGTCATTTTTTGCAAATATAAAAATTTACTCTCGGCTAGAAATTTAGCTATTTTTCTTACTTTAATGCTAGCTATTTTTATCTATTTTGGTGGGTTTGATTTTATTATCTCAAAGATAAGCAATTATATTTTTAAAAATACCGATGAGCCTACCAATAAATTTCACTTTATAAATGAGTATAATTTCATCAGCGAAGTAAAAAGTGCTAGTCCTTTGTATTTTATCTATTTCATGTCGGGAAATATTCTTATACTGCTGGCAGCTATTATTGGATACTTGCTACTTTGCATGAAATTTCGTCCATTCTTACTTACATTGCCAATGCTTGGACTTGGACTCCTATCTTTCTTTGGTGGAGTTAGATTTGTTATGTACGTAACACCACTTGTTGCGCTTGGTTTTGGGTATTTTTTGCATTTTTTTTTAAATTTATTTGATCTTAGAAATTCTATTAAAAATTTATCACTTTTGGTTTTTGTCGTAGCCGCTCTTGCTATAAATTTAGATTTTGCTTATTCATATAGGCCAAAGACTGTAATTAGCCGTGATGAAGCAGTAGCACTTGATGAACTCAAAAAGATCACAAAGCGCGATGATTATGTATTTTCATGGTGGGATTACGGATATGCTATAAGGTATTTTGCTGATGTTATGACTTTAAACGATCCTGGCAGACAAGGTGGCGAAAATAATTATTTTGTTAGCCTTGCTTTGAGAAAAGATGAGGCATTTTCGGCTAGACTTGCAAGAGTAGCAGTTACATATAATGACATCTCGCTTGAGCAAAATATAAGGCCAATAGATAAAATTTTAAAAGACTACAACACAAGCGATATAAATACTTTTTTAAGCCAGCTTAAAAGTGAAAATTTTAATCCACCGCTGGCAAAGAAGGCGGTTTATTACTATCTTGTGCCAAATATGATTGACATCGCGCCAAATATCTTTAGATATAGCTATATCGACGTCACAACTGGTAAAAGGCAAAAAGAGGATTTTTATCATGTTAGTACATTAAATAGCGTTAGCGAAGCTGGCATCGACCTTGGAGACGGCTATGCTTTGCCTACAAATGAGCAAAAATTTATCATGCATAACGGCGAGAAAATAGCCGTAAAATCATTTTATAAGGTAAAAGGTGCCGGAAGAGATTTGCGAATAGATGAAAAAATCATAGATGAAAACGCCAAAATTTATGTGGTTTTTTTAGAAGATTATGCGCGGATATTGTTGCTTGATGAAAATGCTTTTAACTCATCTTTTGTGCAGCTTTTTATATTTGAAAAGGCCGATGATAGATACTTTGAGCCATTTATCATTTCAAATGGCGTAAAAATTTACAGGTTAAAAATCTAATGCTAATCAATCTAATAAGCTCGATCGTCGTTTTTGTCGTATCAATGGGCATAAATTTCTTTCTTACGCCATTTATCTTAAAAAGCCTTGGCAACGAGGCATTTGGCTTTGTAGGCCTTAGTAACGCCATCGTTAGCTACGCAGCGGTCATAAGTGTAGCCATAAACTCGGTCAGCGGACGCTTTGTCGCTCATGCGTGGCACAAAAAAGATCTAAGCCTTGCAAACACCTACTACTCATCAGTGCTTGTTGTAAATATCTTCTTTTGCGCCGTTGTCGTGGTGCTTAGCTCCATTTTCATACTAAATTTGCAAAGCTTTTTAAACGTCCCTGAAAATTTACTCTTTGACGTGAGAATGACCCTTCTTTTTTACTTTATAAATTTCTGCGTTGGGCTATTTAACGGCGTTTTGACGGTTTGCGCGTTTGTGACAAATAAGCTCTATCTACTTTCCATCAGAAATGCCATCTCAAGCATGGTCCTAGCAGTCCTCATCGTGGCGCTCTTTTTCTTTTTTAAGCCATTTATCTCATATATCGCGATTTCAGCGCTCGTTGCTAGCCTTTTTGTCTTTTTTAGCACCATTTTTATGTCAGTTCGCATCACGCCAGAGCTAAAATTTAGCCTTAGTAAATTTGACTTTTCTAAGATCAAAGAGCTTTTAAGCTCTGGCATTTGGAATAGCTTTAATGCGCTAAATCGCATACTTTTAACAGGCATGGATCTTTTTATCTGCAACATTTTTGTCAATGCAAACGCCACTGGCCTTCTTTCAGTCGCCAAGGCCGCCCCTATCATACTTGAGAGCTTTGTGGCGCAGCTTAGCGGTATCTTTGCGCCAAAATTTGTCGAGCTTTACTCTAAAAATTTGATCACGGACCTCATAAACGAGGCTAAATTTTCAATGAAGGTGATCGCCTTTGTGATGAATGCTCCGGCAGCATTTTTCGTCGTTTTTGGACTTGATTTTTACACGCTTTGGCTACCTTTTAAAAGCGCAGATGAGGTTAAATTTATATATAGCGTCTCGATGATCACGCTAGTGCCCATTGTATTTATAAGCTTTGTCTTTTCACTTTTTAACCTTGATAGCGCGACAAATAAGCTTCGCCGACCAGCCATTGCTAACACTATCCTTGGCGTTAGCACGATCATAGTGCAGATCGCGCTGCTCAAATTTAGTGACTACGGCGTCTATGGCATCGTCATCATTGCAGCCATTTTTTATAGCATAAGAATTCTCGGCTTTGACCTTATAAATGCAGCTTTAAATTTAGAGGTAAAGCTCACCACATTTTACGGGGTCTATTTTAAAAATTTAGCCGTTTTTGCGCTTTGCGTGCTTGCGATGTTTGCCTGCAAGGACTTTGTTAGCTTAGATAACTGGCTAAAATTTGCTATCTTTGCTGCGATATACGCCGGCGCAGCTTATGTTTTGGGATATTTTTTGTTTTTTAACGCCTTCGAGCGAGGCATAG
This genomic window contains:
- a CDS encoding UDP-glucose dehydrogenase family protein; translation: MRVAVIGTGYVGLVSGACFAKMGNSVICVDVDEKKIEALKNGIVPIYEPGLFDIVSECYKNGSLKFSTQITEALEHADVLFIAVGTPMGADGQADLKYVLSVAKSIGENLSKPLIVVDKSTVPVGTGAKVHEVIESELKKRNVEVKFEVVSNPEFLKEGAAVEDFLKPDRVVIGASSEWGFSVMRELYEPFMKNHDRLICMDVKSAEMTKYAANSMLATKISFINEIANICERVGADVNLVRKGIGSDSRIGYSFIYPGCGYGGSCFPKDVEALIYTARQNGFEPELLNAVESRNKAQKRVLFEKIYNFFGGDLKGKTIALWGLAFKPNTDDMREASSLTLIKLLDEAGAKVVAYDPKASEEAKKYMPNLDVKYAKNKYDALNGADAMVLVTEWSEFRSPDFMEIKERLKNAVIFDGRNQYNAKILAEHGFKYFQIGVKT
- a CDS encoding ecotin family protein, whose translation is MRKILLFIVACALPFTLLAGENVAKTEENIFDLPISKMPPDYFKYEVAFFKEIEIDCNFAFLLGGKLEEKEDAHGIYYEFSGSDKLAQTMMLCKDAKKKRRVYYELTKILPGVSPIRIITPKGVSAEIRMYERVKKIEAKKKGKSK
- a CDS encoding nucleotide sugar dehydrogenase; translated protein: MKIAVVGLGYVGLPLAAAFSEKYEVVGFDVNAKRIEELKSGYDRTLELSNEQMKKAIDNGMKFSLNLDDIRSCNFFIVTVPTPIDKNKRPDLTPVVKATESVAKVLKKGDIVVYESTVYPGVTEEICVPLLEKSGLKFNKDFFCGYSPERINPGDKEHTVTKIKKITSGSTPEIADKVDEIYRSIITAGTHKASSIKVAEAAKVIENTQRDINIAFINELAMLFEKLHINTIDVLEAAGTKWNFLNFRPGLVGGHCIGVDPYYLTHKAQEVGYHPEMILAGRRINDDMGRYAADQVIKLMIRKGVLINKARVLVLGMTFKENCPDIRNSRVIDVVDELKDFGCKVDVTDPWADSAEVKHEYGFDLVKEYNLDDYDCIVIAVAHNEFKKLNLKGHLVYDIKNIYPEADARL
- a CDS encoding STT3 domain-containing protein; the protein is MHKVSVNCKILLIFLVAYLFGFAARMLWVLWAKEMPEFYFNGEFMLTTNDAYYYAEGARDMLTGFHQQNDFSPFNHPISTIVFYICKILPFKIESVMFYMSAFLAPLIALPVVLISNEFKALNVGAVAAFMSVILPGYLSRTLLGYLDSDMLNVTFVLFIIFFLIKLIDTRERKFIILPGVFVAIYLWWYQSSYPLILSIVFVFLFYTLIFMRNRLENYQAIFFMFISIVSLNIFTKDPLIANKILIFNTAIMASFYVIFCKYKNLLSARNLAIFLTLMLAIFIYFGGFDFIISKISNYIFKNTDEPTNKFHFINEYNFISEVKSASPLYFIYFMSGNILILLAAIIGYLLLCMKFRPFLLTLPMLGLGLLSFFGGVRFVMYVTPLVALGFGYFLHFFLNLFDLRNSIKNLSLLVFVVAALAINLDFAYSYRPKTVISRDEAVALDELKKITKRDDYVFSWWDYGYAIRYFADVMTLNDPGRQGGENNYFVSLALRKDEAFSARLARVAVTYNDISLEQNIRPIDKILKDYNTSDINTFLSQLKSENFNPPLAKKAVYYYLVPNMIDIAPNIFRYSYIDVTTGKRQKEDFYHVSTLNSVSEAGIDLGDGYALPTNEQKFIMHNGEKIAVKSFYKVKGAGRDLRIDEKIIDENAKIYVVFLEDYARILLLDENAFNSSFVQLFIFEKADDRYFEPFIISNGVKIYRLKI
- a CDS encoding MATE family efflux transporter — encoded protein: MLINLISSIVVFVVSMGINFFLTPFILKSLGNEAFGFVGLSNAIVSYAAVISVAINSVSGRFVAHAWHKKDLSLANTYYSSVLVVNIFFCAVVVVLSSIFILNLQSFLNVPENLLFDVRMTLLFYFINFCVGLFNGVLTVCAFVTNKLYLLSIRNAISSMVLAVLIVALFFFFKPFISYIAISALVASLFVFFSTIFMSVRITPELKFSLSKFDFSKIKELLSSGIWNSFNALNRILLTGMDLFICNIFVNANATGLLSVAKAAPIILESFVAQLSGIFAPKFVELYSKNLITDLINEAKFSMKVIAFVMNAPAAFFVVFGLDFYTLWLPFKSADEVKFIYSVSMITLVPIVFISFVFSLFNLDSATNKLRRPAIANTILGVSTIIVQIALLKFSDYGVYGIVIIAAIFYSIRILGFDLINAALNLEVKLTTFYGVYFKNLAVFALCVLAMFACKDFVSLDNWLKFAIFAAIYAGAAYVLGYFLFFNAFERGIVWRKILKKFKRS